Proteins encoded together in one Pantoea sp. At-9b window:
- a CDS encoding LysR family transcriptional regulator, translating to MQLLNLRQIEVFRAVMITGSINGAAQLLYVSQPAVSRMLSHTEARIGFKLFERVKGRLYPSPEARSLFNDVESVYRDIQRVNTTLHNLVQQRQGVLRIASSPSLGHQLVPDAIGAFRQCNEHIQVSLECLRHLLLRDRLLDQHADLGISLFPIDHPNILAVPLSYIRVMVVCPLDHPVTQLPAKELPQALAEMPFIGYSADTPFHSFMMKAFERVGLPYRPSIDVDSPHHACALVKNGSGFSVVDEISFRASGSERMAVLPILGEERLTISLVHLRHEPLAQFAQVFVEHLRRVLDASGFHLFNLD from the coding sequence ATGCAGTTGCTTAATCTGCGTCAGATTGAAGTATTCCGCGCGGTGATGATCACCGGTTCAATCAACGGTGCTGCACAACTGCTGTATGTGTCGCAACCCGCCGTCAGCCGGATGCTTTCCCATACGGAAGCGCGTATTGGTTTCAAACTTTTCGAGCGGGTTAAGGGGCGACTTTATCCTTCGCCGGAAGCCCGCAGCCTGTTTAATGATGTCGAATCGGTGTATCGCGATATTCAGCGGGTCAACACCACGTTGCATAACCTGGTACAGCAGCGGCAGGGAGTCTTACGCATTGCCAGTAGCCCCAGTCTGGGGCATCAATTAGTGCCAGATGCCATTGGTGCTTTCAGGCAGTGCAATGAGCATATCCAGGTCAGTCTGGAGTGTCTGCGCCATTTGTTGCTGCGCGATCGGCTATTGGACCAGCATGCCGATCTGGGTATTTCCCTGTTTCCTATTGATCATCCTAATATTCTCGCCGTCCCGCTGAGCTATATCCGCGTGATGGTGGTGTGTCCGCTGGACCATCCGGTGACGCAGCTGCCCGCTAAAGAGTTACCTCAGGCGCTGGCTGAGATGCCATTCATCGGCTATTCCGCCGATACCCCGTTTCACAGTTTTATGATGAAGGCATTCGAACGCGTAGGGCTGCCTTACCGACCGAGCATTGATGTTGATTCCCCGCATCATGCCTGTGCGCTGGTGAAAAATGGCAGCGGATTCTCCGTGGTTGATGAAATTTCCTTCCGCGCGTCGGGCAGTGAACGCATGGCGGTGCTGCCGATCCTCGGCGAAGAACGCCTGACCATCAGCCTGGTGCACCTGCGGCATGAACCGCTGGCGCAATTCGCGCAGGTGTTTGTCGAACATCTGCGCCGGGTGCTGGACGCCAGTGGTTTTCATCTGTTCAACCTGGATTAA
- a CDS encoding N-carbamoyl-D-amino-acid hydrolase, with translation MREIVIGGAQLGAIQKSDSRESVVQRMLALLEQARQQGCELVVFPELALTTFFPRWYMEDQQEVDSWFEREMPGTVTQPLFDFSREHGIAISFGYAELTPEGRHFNTSIVTDRQGNIVGKYRKVHLPGHDEYDPHRDFQHLEKRYFEPGDLGFPTWENEGAVMGMCICNDRRWPETYRVMGLQGVELITLGYNTPSVNALERNEGETKRLFHSELCMQAGAYQNATWVVGVAKAGVEDGFPLMGGSVIVDPNGFVVARASGQGDELITHRCDMDLCQFGKTTIFNFARHRRIEHYGIITRQTGVERP, from the coding sequence GTGCGCGAGATTGTCATTGGCGGTGCTCAGTTGGGAGCAATCCAGAAAAGCGATTCAAGAGAGAGTGTGGTGCAACGGATGCTGGCGTTACTGGAGCAGGCACGGCAGCAGGGGTGTGAACTGGTGGTTTTTCCTGAACTGGCGCTGACGACGTTTTTTCCACGCTGGTATATGGAAGATCAGCAGGAAGTCGATAGTTGGTTTGAACGCGAGATGCCGGGCACGGTCACGCAACCGTTGTTTGACTTCTCACGTGAGCACGGTATCGCCATTTCCTTCGGTTACGCCGAACTGACCCCGGAAGGGCGTCACTTTAACACCTCCATCGTTACCGATCGTCAGGGCAACATTGTCGGGAAATACCGCAAAGTGCATCTGCCGGGTCATGATGAATACGACCCGCACCGTGATTTCCAGCATCTGGAAAAACGCTACTTTGAACCCGGTGATTTGGGCTTTCCCACCTGGGAAAACGAGGGGGCGGTAATGGGGATGTGTATCTGCAACGACCGCCGCTGGCCGGAAACCTATCGGGTCATGGGCTTACAGGGCGTTGAGTTGATCACCCTCGGTTATAACACCCCTTCAGTGAACGCCCTTGAACGTAATGAGGGTGAGACCAAACGATTGTTTCACTCCGAACTCTGCATGCAGGCTGGCGCTTACCAGAATGCAACCTGGGTGGTTGGGGTGGCGAAAGCCGGGGTAGAGGATGGTTTCCCATTGATGGGCGGCAGCGTGATCGTCGATCCGAATGGATTCGTGGTTGCCAGGGCCAGCGGTCAGGGGGATGAGCTGATCACCCACCGCTGCGACATGGATTTGTGCCAGTTTGGCAAAACCACCATTTTCAATTTCGCCCGCCATCGTCGCATCGAACATTACGGCATCATCACGCGTCAGACGGGTGTTGAACGCCCTTAA
- a CDS encoding D-amino-acid transaminase: protein MRTVYLNGEFIAENEAKISVFDRGFTFADAIYEVTAVLQGKLLDFDLHVARLRRSLGEMALALPLSDDELLAIHQTLLSRNALQEGLVYLQVSRGVEDRNFAFPAEGTPPTLVLYTQAKNIIASPLAQQGMKIISLPDLRWGRCDIKTTQLLYACLAKEQARQRGADDAWLVKEGLITEGTSNNAFIVTADGAVVTRELSRLLLPGITRSTLITLIHQQGLRIEERGFTLDEVKHAAEAFISSSTSFVYPVVNVDGQPVGDGQPGQLTQRIRQFYIDRALAVTA, encoded by the coding sequence ATGCGCACCGTCTATCTGAATGGTGAGTTTATTGCAGAAAATGAGGCAAAAATTTCGGTTTTTGACCGCGGTTTCACCTTTGCTGATGCCATCTATGAGGTAACTGCCGTGTTGCAGGGCAAGCTGCTGGATTTTGACCTGCATGTTGCCCGCTTACGCCGTTCGCTGGGCGAGATGGCGCTCGCCCTGCCGTTGAGTGATGACGAGTTGCTCGCCATTCATCAAACCTTATTGAGCCGCAACGCCTTACAGGAAGGCCTGGTCTACCTGCAAGTCAGTCGCGGCGTTGAAGACCGCAACTTCGCCTTCCCGGCCGAGGGCACGCCGCCCACGCTGGTGCTCTATACCCAGGCGAAAAATATCATCGCCAGCCCGCTGGCACAGCAGGGGATGAAGATTATCAGCCTGCCGGATCTGCGTTGGGGACGCTGTGATATCAAAACCACGCAATTGTTGTATGCCTGCCTGGCGAAAGAGCAGGCGCGACAACGCGGTGCTGACGATGCCTGGCTGGTAAAAGAGGGCTTGATCACCGAAGGCACCTCCAACAATGCGTTTATCGTCACGGCTGACGGGGCGGTGGTCACACGTGAGCTGTCGCGACTGCTGCTGCCAGGCATCACCCGCAGTACGCTGATTACCTTGATTCATCAGCAAGGTCTGCGGATAGAAGAACGCGGCTTTACCCTCGACGAGGTGAAACACGCCGCTGAAGCCTTTATCAGCTCATCAACCTCGTTTGTGTATCCGGTCGTCAATGTTGACGGTCAGCCTGTCGGCGACGGTCAACCCGGTCAGCTGACGCAACGCATCAGGCAGTTTTATATCGATCGGGCGCTGGCAGTCACCGCCTGA
- a CDS encoding ABC transporter substrate-binding protein: MKRFPSRSLIACLFTLALSSAIATPSAMAAEKTIHAVMSSSLRVLDPIATTAQITRNHGYMIYDTLIGMDDKQTPQPQMADWKISPDGLTYTFTLRDGLLWHDGKPVTATDCVASLKRWARYDVGGQLMMKYVDSITATNDKTITLKLAKPFGYVLQLLAKPSSVAAFMMPERVANTPDGQMITDYTGSGPFKFVASEFDPGNRVVYEKFQQYVPRKEPASGTAGGKVVKVDRVEWINMPDRMTAINALSSGDIDFIEQLPIDLLPMVQADPNLKTGTLSKLGSMTGGRMNFLYPPFNNPDIRRAALLAMNQKDVLDALVGNPQYYKFCASVFGCGTALESEAGGESLLKGGNIEAAKALLKKAGYDGTPVVIMQPTDVPSQASQPVVAAQALRKVGFKVDLQPMDWQTLVSRRANPNPPAQGGWNMFFTYWNAETIWNPVVNPMLDGGGRKGAWFGWPTDPQMNQLKVDFATATDPAQQKAIAVEIQKHAMDEVSYIPLGQFYDVAAWSNHISHLMTGPSTVFWNVEKDD, translated from the coding sequence GTGAAACGATTTCCGTCACGTTCATTGATTGCCTGTCTTTTTACCCTTGCGCTGAGTAGCGCTATCGCCACCCCTTCGGCCATGGCGGCGGAGAAGACGATTCATGCGGTGATGTCCTCTTCATTGCGTGTGTTAGATCCGATCGCAACCACCGCGCAGATCACCCGTAACCACGGCTACATGATCTACGACACGCTGATTGGGATGGATGACAAACAGACGCCGCAACCGCAGATGGCGGACTGGAAAATTTCCCCCGATGGCCTGACCTACACCTTCACCCTGCGTGACGGGCTGCTGTGGCATGACGGTAAACCGGTAACGGCCACCGATTGTGTGGCATCGCTGAAACGTTGGGCGCGCTACGACGTCGGCGGCCAACTGATGATGAAATATGTCGACAGCATCACCGCCACCAATGACAAAACCATCACGCTCAAGCTGGCAAAACCCTTTGGCTATGTGCTGCAACTGCTGGCGAAACCCTCATCCGTGGCGGCGTTTATGATGCCGGAGCGGGTCGCCAATACACCGGATGGTCAGATGATCACCGACTATACCGGCTCCGGGCCGTTTAAATTTGTCGCCAGTGAGTTCGATCCCGGTAACCGCGTGGTGTACGAGAAATTCCAGCAGTACGTGCCGCGCAAAGAGCCAGCCAGTGGTACTGCCGGTGGCAAAGTGGTGAAGGTTGATCGGGTTGAATGGATCAACATGCCCGACCGGATGACGGCGATTAATGCCTTGTCCTCCGGGGATATTGATTTTATCGAGCAGTTGCCGATCGACCTGTTGCCGATGGTGCAGGCCGATCCCAACCTGAAAACCGGCACCCTGAGTAAACTCGGTTCGATGACCGGTGGCCGGATGAACTTCCTCTATCCGCCATTTAACAACCCGGATATTCGTCGCGCTGCCTTGCTGGCGATGAACCAGAAGGATGTGCTGGATGCGTTGGTCGGCAACCCGCAGTACTACAAATTCTGTGCCTCGGTATTCGGCTGCGGTACGGCGCTGGAAAGCGAGGCGGGCGGTGAATCCCTGCTGAAAGGCGGCAATATTGAAGCGGCGAAAGCGTTACTGAAAAAGGCCGGTTACGACGGCACGCCGGTGGTGATCATGCAGCCAACGGATGTCCCGAGCCAGGCTTCACAGCCGGTGGTGGCGGCACAGGCACTGCGTAAGGTGGGCTTCAAGGTGGATTTGCAACCGATGGACTGGCAGACCCTGGTGTCACGCCGCGCCAACCCGAATCCACCGGCTCAGGGGGGCTGGAATATGTTCTTCACCTACTGGAATGCGGAAACCATCTGGAACCCGGTGGTCAATCCGATGCTCGATGGTGGGGGACGCAAAGGTGCCTGGTTTGGCTGGCCGACCGATCCACAAATGAATCAACTCAAGGTGGATTTCGCCACCGCTACCGATCCCGCGCAACAGAAAGCGATTGCAGTGGAGATCCAAAAGCATGCGATGGACGAGGTCAGCTACATTCCGCTCGGGCAATTTTATGACGTTGCCGCGTGGAGCAACCACATCAGCCATTTAATGACCGGACCCTCAACGGTGTTCTGGAACGTCGAGAAAGACGACTGA
- a CDS encoding ABC transporter permease, whose protein sequence is MAGYFIRRVLAAFPVMLVVALFVFLLLRLSPGDPAAIIAGDMATPEQLAAIRANLGLDQPLYQQFFVWVSQLLHGDFSTSLMAHTPVLTMIGQRLEPTLSLALVAILFTILISVPLGVLAAWKHGSWIDNLVMSVSVLGFSIPVFVIGYLLATLFAIELRWLPVQGFTSISKGVWPFAERIILPALTLSSVYIALVARMTRASVLEVLGEDYIRTARAKGLAEIHVLFRHALRNAMIPILTVIGTGFALMISGVVVTESVFNIPGLGRLIVDAVLARDYPVIQGMILLTSGVYVVINLLIDLSYALSDPRIRY, encoded by the coding sequence GTGGCTGGATATTTTATTCGCCGCGTGCTGGCGGCATTTCCGGTAATGCTGGTGGTCGCGCTGTTTGTCTTTCTGTTGTTGCGGCTGTCGCCGGGTGATCCGGCGGCGATTATTGCCGGTGATATGGCGACGCCAGAACAGCTGGCAGCGATTCGCGCCAATCTGGGATTGGACCAACCGCTGTATCAACAGTTTTTTGTCTGGGTTTCGCAGCTACTGCACGGCGATTTCAGCACTTCCCTGATGGCACACACCCCGGTGCTGACCATGATTGGTCAGCGTCTTGAACCGACGCTAAGCCTGGCGCTGGTGGCGATTCTCTTCACCATCCTGATCTCGGTGCCTCTTGGTGTGCTGGCTGCCTGGAAACACGGAAGCTGGATCGACAACCTGGTGATGTCAGTCTCCGTGCTGGGTTTCTCCATTCCCGTCTTTGTCATCGGCTACCTGTTGGCGACCCTGTTTGCCATCGAACTCCGGTGGCTGCCGGTACAGGGATTTACCAGCATCAGCAAAGGCGTGTGGCCGTTTGCCGAGCGTATTATTTTACCGGCCCTGACCTTATCGTCGGTGTATATCGCCCTGGTGGCCCGCATGACCCGCGCCAGCGTGCTGGAGGTGCTGGGGGAAGATTATATCCGTACCGCACGGGCCAAGGGGTTGGCGGAAATCCATGTGTTATTTCGCCATGCGCTGCGCAATGCGATGATCCCGATCCTGACGGTCATCGGCACCGGTTTTGCCCTGATGATCTCAGGTGTCGTGGTCACCGAAAGCGTGTTTAACATCCCCGGACTGGGAAGATTGATTGTCGATGCGGTACTGGCCCGCGATTACCCGGTGATTCAGGGCATGATCCTGCTAACCAGCGGGGTGTATGTGGTGATCAATCTGCTGATCGATCTCTCCTATGCGCTGAGCGATCCGCGCATCCGTTATTAA
- a CDS encoding ABC transporter permease, which yields MSKPVSAILPTPRRRWLSLPRMPLLSVIALMVLALIVCMALLAPWIANHDPEALAPAVRLKPPSATWWLGTDAYGRDLFSRVVYGARISLMVGLGVTVMSIVIGLPLGLLAGYFRGLDALLMRVMDGLMAIPGILLAIAIVSLSSAGIWTVMVAIMVPEVPQVVRLVRSRVLSAREEPYVEAALLTGTSTFTVLTRHLMPNTLAPLIVQSTYICASAILTEAILSFLGAGIGTEIPTWGNIIAEGRVYFQLKPSLVLWPGLFLSLCILSINLLGDVVSDALDPRLNKKERK from the coding sequence ATGAGTAAACCTGTTTCTGCAATCCTGCCGACGCCCAGACGACGCTGGCTATCCCTGCCACGGATGCCATTGCTGTCGGTTATTGCGCTGATGGTACTGGCGCTGATCGTCTGCATGGCGCTGTTGGCACCGTGGATTGCCAACCACGATCCCGAGGCACTGGCACCCGCCGTTCGTCTTAAACCGCCCAGCGCGACCTGGTGGCTGGGGACGGATGCCTATGGCCGCGACCTGTTTTCGCGTGTGGTATATGGTGCGCGTATTTCATTGATGGTGGGGCTCGGCGTCACGGTGATGAGCATCGTGATCGGCCTGCCGTTGGGGCTGTTGGCAGGCTATTTTCGCGGGCTGGATGCGCTATTAATGCGGGTGATGGACGGTCTGATGGCGATACCGGGCATTCTGCTCGCCATCGCGATTGTGTCACTGAGCAGCGCCGGTATCTGGACGGTGATGGTAGCGATTATGGTGCCGGAAGTCCCGCAGGTGGTGCGGCTGGTGCGTTCGCGGGTGTTGTCTGCACGTGAAGAACCCTATGTCGAAGCCGCACTCTTAACGGGCACCTCCACCTTCACCGTGCTGACCCGCCATCTGATGCCCAACACCCTGGCGCCGTTGATCGTACAAAGTACTTATATCTGCGCATCGGCCATTCTCACCGAAGCGATTCTGTCGTTTCTCGGCGCGGGGATCGGCACTGAGATCCCCACCTGGGGCAACATCATTGCTGAGGGACGCGTCTACTTCCAGCTCAAACCGTCGCTGGTGTTATGGCCAGGATTGTTTCTTTCGTTGTGCATTTTGTCGATCAATCTGCTGGGTGATGTGGTGAGTGATGCCCTCGATCCACGGCTGAATAAAAAGGAGCGCAAATGA
- a CDS encoding ABC transporter ATP-binding protein, producing the protein MSEQHHDVLHVEHLSVNTAQGAPILQDISFTIHAGETLCLVGESGSGKSVTSLATLGLLPKGALQVQSGHIWLNGEDVLQVTPGRRKALRGSHMAMIFQEPMTALNPVLTVGRQIDEVLQTHTVLRAAERHARVMDALSQVHLPDISRIYGAYPHQLSGGQRQRIMIAMALVLEPRLLIADEPTTALDVTTQQQILKLIRELQQKHGTAVLFITHDMGVVVDIADRVCVMRKGRVVESGAVEQVLSQPREAYTKALLAAVPGLAPRAPRTPVSAQVVLDVVELGKVFPAKRGALAWWGKRRAGTRALHDVTFSLKRGRTLGIVGESGSGKSTMARCVMRLLTPDTGAIRVTGNDISELSPAGLKPHRKRIQMIFQDPNRSLNPRISIGKSLVEGPMNHGVPFAAAWARGQQLLELVGLPADAIERYPHQFSGGQRQRIAIARALAMEPDVIVADEAVSALDVSVQAQVLQLLDDIQRRLGVAILFITHDLRVAAQLCDDVLVMQRGEVVEYGAAIEVLAAPQHPYTQQLMAAVPGQGWDFASGRRIG; encoded by the coding sequence ATGAGCGAACAGCATCATGATGTGCTGCATGTCGAACATCTGTCGGTCAATACCGCACAGGGCGCGCCCATTCTTCAGGACATCTCCTTCACCATTCACGCCGGGGAAACCTTGTGCCTGGTTGGCGAGAGCGGTTCGGGCAAATCAGTCACCTCGCTGGCCACACTGGGCTTGCTGCCGAAAGGGGCATTACAGGTGCAAAGCGGGCATATCTGGCTGAATGGCGAAGATGTGTTACAGGTCACCCCTGGGCGGCGTAAGGCATTACGTGGCAGCCATATGGCGATGATCTTTCAGGAACCGATGACTGCCCTCAATCCGGTGCTAACGGTAGGGCGGCAGATCGACGAAGTGCTGCAAACCCATACCGTTCTGCGTGCAGCGGAACGCCATGCCCGGGTTATGGATGCCTTGTCGCAGGTCCATCTGCCCGATATCTCACGCATTTACGGTGCGTATCCACACCAGCTGAGTGGCGGCCAGCGCCAGCGCATTATGATTGCGATGGCGCTGGTGCTGGAACCCCGCCTGTTGATTGCCGATGAGCCGACCACCGCGCTGGATGTGACCACCCAACAACAGATCCTCAAACTTATCCGCGAGTTGCAGCAGAAGCATGGCACGGCGGTACTTTTTATCACGCATGATATGGGCGTGGTGGTGGATATTGCTGACCGGGTTTGCGTGATGCGCAAAGGCCGGGTGGTTGAGTCTGGTGCGGTGGAGCAGGTGTTGTCGCAGCCGCGCGAAGCCTACACCAAAGCGCTACTGGCCGCCGTGCCTGGCCTGGCCCCACGTGCGCCGCGAACACCCGTCAGTGCTCAGGTGGTGCTGGATGTGGTGGAGCTGGGCAAAGTTTTCCCGGCCAAACGTGGCGCGTTAGCATGGTGGGGTAAACGGCGGGCAGGAACGCGCGCGTTGCATGATGTGACCTTCAGCCTGAAGCGTGGCCGAACGCTGGGGATCGTCGGCGAGAGTGGTTCGGGCAAATCCACGATGGCACGTTGCGTGATGCGCTTGCTGACGCCGGATACGGGTGCCATCCGCGTGACCGGCAACGATATCTCCGAGCTTTCTCCCGCCGGGCTAAAACCCCATCGTAAACGTATCCAGATGATATTTCAGGACCCCAATCGGTCTCTGAACCCGCGTATCAGCATCGGTAAAAGTTTGGTGGAAGGGCCAATGAATCATGGTGTGCCTTTCGCCGCCGCCTGGGCGCGCGGCCAGCAGTTGCTGGAACTGGTCGGGTTGCCAGCCGATGCCATCGAGCGTTACCCGCACCAATTTTCCGGCGGGCAGCGACAACGGATCGCGATCGCCCGTGCGTTGGCGATGGAACCGGATGTGATTGTCGCCGATGAAGCGGTATCGGCACTGGATGTCTCCGTACAGGCCCAGGTACTGCAACTGCTGGACGACATTCAACGTCGCCTTGGCGTCGCCATTTTGTTTATTACCCATGATTTACGGGTGGCTGCCCAGCTGTGTGATGACGTATTGGTGATGCAGCGTGGTGAGGTGGTGGAATACGGTGCGGCGATCGAGGTGCTGGCCGCGCCACAACATCCGTATACCCAACAACTGATGGCCGCCGTTCCGGGGCAAGGCTGGGATTTCGCGAGTGGCAGGAGGATAGGGTGA
- a CDS encoding amidohydrolase family protein has protein sequence MAFDLLFRAVTVVDGSGAEPYLADVAVQGDRIVAIGDLRGEPARRVIDGNGRYLMPGFIDVHTHDDTSVIQQPEMLAKIAQGVTTVIVGNCGISASPVSLPAAPPDPMNLLGPKEAFVYPRFQDYAAAVDRAVPSVNVAALIGHTALRANVMTEFDRPATASELAQMSATLEEALQAGAIGLSSGLAYTNAKQAPASEMQPLVDIVGRYGALYTTHMRNEHAGLLDSLEESFSTARRAGADLVISHLKCAGAGNWGRAPLALAALENAASQQPCNCDCYPYACSSTTLDAWRVDGTMDILITWSEPHPEMAKKTLQAIAAEWGVDQWQATERLRPAGAIYSMMNEDDVRTILAHPLAMIGSDGLPADPNPHPRLWGTFPRVLAHYCRDLKLFSLAEAVRKMTGLSAQRFRLQDRGIVRAGAFADLTLVDMARIADVATYSDPCRQAPGIDLVIVNGVASYEQGQVQRRNGRLLTRQFNPAF, from the coding sequence ATGGCGTTTGATTTACTGTTCCGGGCAGTGACGGTGGTGGATGGCAGTGGTGCTGAGCCGTATCTGGCCGATGTTGCCGTACAGGGCGACCGTATCGTGGCGATTGGCGATCTCCGCGGTGAGCCTGCACGGCGGGTGATCGACGGTAACGGGCGCTACCTGATGCCGGGATTTATCGATGTGCATACCCATGATGATACCAGCGTGATCCAACAGCCGGAGATGCTGGCTAAAATTGCGCAGGGTGTCACCACGGTGATCGTGGGTAATTGTGGTATCAGTGCCTCGCCGGTCAGTTTACCGGCGGCCCCTCCCGATCCGATGAACCTGCTGGGGCCAAAAGAGGCGTTTGTTTATCCCAGGTTCCAGGATTATGCCGCAGCGGTCGATCGCGCGGTCCCGAGTGTGAACGTGGCGGCGTTGATTGGGCATACCGCGTTACGCGCCAATGTGATGACGGAATTTGATCGTCCGGCCACCGCGTCGGAACTGGCACAGATGTCTGCGACGCTTGAGGAAGCACTGCAGGCGGGGGCTATCGGCCTGAGTTCGGGTCTGGCATATACTAACGCCAAACAGGCACCGGCCAGCGAGATGCAGCCGCTGGTGGATATCGTCGGGCGTTACGGTGCCTTGTACACCACCCATATGCGCAATGAACATGCGGGGCTGCTGGATTCTCTTGAGGAATCATTCAGCACTGCCCGGCGTGCCGGGGCCGATCTGGTGATTTCACACCTGAAGTGTGCCGGGGCAGGCAATTGGGGACGGGCACCGCTGGCGCTGGCGGCACTGGAAAACGCCGCCAGCCAACAACCCTGCAACTGCGATTGTTACCCCTATGCCTGTAGTTCCACCACGCTGGATGCCTGGCGTGTGGATGGCACGATGGACATTTTGATCACCTGGTCGGAGCCTCATCCGGAGATGGCGAAAAAAACGTTGCAGGCGATAGCGGCGGAGTGGGGGGTGGATCAGTGGCAAGCCACGGAGCGCTTGCGTCCGGCAGGCGCGATTTACTCGATGATGAACGAGGACGATGTCCGCACAATCCTTGCTCATCCGCTGGCGATGATTGGGTCCGACGGCCTGCCTGCCGATCCCAATCCGCATCCGCGCCTGTGGGGGACGTTTCCCCGCGTGCTGGCGCATTATTGCCGCGATCTGAAATTATTCAGCCTCGCTGAAGCGGTGCGGAAAATGACCGGGTTGTCGGCGCAACGCTTTCGTTTGCAGGATCGGGGCATCGTGCGCGCGGGTGCTTTTGCGGATCTGACCCTGGTGGATATGGCACGGATTGCAGATGTGGCGACCTACAGCGATCCCTGCCGCCAGGCACCGGGTATTGATTTGGTGATCGTTAACGGCGTGGCGAGTTATGAGCAGGGGCAGGTTCAAAGGCGCAATGGCCGCCTGTTAACGCGGCAGTTCAACCCAGCTTTTTAA
- a CDS encoding DUF4174 domain-containing protein yields MMPIKPFFSSHLHGLVVQAAMLSFLLCNAALAADSPLFRPLAPDTADLNQYRWHNRPVVIFAPSAKDADYIQQIAILNHNQAELAERDIIVLSDTSPAAHGQLRSQLKPQGFAVVLVGKDGGMKLRDTTPLSAEVLLSTIDRMPMRKAEANPALPHN; encoded by the coding sequence ATGATGCCAATAAAACCTTTCTTTTCTTCCCACCTGCATGGTCTCGTTGTTCAGGCAGCCATGTTGTCCTTTTTACTGTGCAACGCGGCACTGGCAGCAGACAGCCCTTTGTTTCGTCCCTTGGCACCTGACACCGCCGATCTGAATCAATATCGCTGGCATAATCGGCCTGTGGTGATCTTTGCGCCCTCGGCTAAAGACGCTGATTATATTCAACAAATCGCGATACTTAACCATAACCAGGCGGAGCTGGCTGAACGTGACATTATCGTGTTGAGTGACACGTCGCCTGCGGCCCATGGGCAACTGCGTTCTCAACTCAAGCCGCAAGGTTTCGCCGTGGTGCTGGTGGGCAAGGATGGCGGGATGAAATTGCGTGACACCACACCGCTAAGCGCAGAAGTATTGCTATCCACCATCGACCGCATGCCGATGCGTAAGGCCGAGGCCAATCCGGCACTGCCCCATAATTAA
- a CDS encoding DNA-binding protein, with the protein MSGKIDYHIEKYSFTESAEPARLVKQWEEVLEECRQCHAGAEERLRIALLNVDYVTSFELPFRLLLIRAPQLIAGLRDELQIQQKNVLFNGKRFGCVYSLNSDLSQIPDEFQYRLSTRIRRADAVGGSAAPYQQIAKEVKAPRERLKLALESGLPVTALDGLFWFGLQRIAAEVQRLRKTGMKIVTAETDVFDTLTGTTRRVPFYQLAR; encoded by the coding sequence GTGAGCGGGAAAATTGATTATCACATTGAGAAGTACAGTTTTACGGAAAGCGCCGAGCCAGCCAGACTGGTAAAGCAGTGGGAAGAAGTACTGGAAGAGTGTCGCCAGTGCCATGCCGGGGCCGAAGAGCGTCTGCGCATCGCCTTGCTCAATGTCGATTATGTCACCAGTTTTGAACTCCCTTTCCGGTTGCTGCTGATCCGCGCACCCCAACTGATTGCCGGTCTACGGGATGAACTGCAAATCCAGCAGAAAAACGTGCTGTTTAATGGCAAGCGTTTTGGTTGTGTTTACAGCCTGAACAGCGATTTGAGCCAGATTCCTGACGAATTTCAGTATCGCCTTTCGACCCGCATCCGCAGGGCGGATGCCGTAGGGGGCAGTGCTGCGCCTTATCAGCAAATCGCCAAAGAGGTTAAAGCGCCGCGTGAACGGCTTAAACTGGCGCTTGAGTCGGGATTACCGGTGACGGCACTGGATGGGCTTTTCTGGTTTGGACTGCAGCGCATTGCCGCCGAGGTGCAGCGATTGAGAAAAACGGGGATGAAGATTGTCACCGCAGAAACCGATGTCTTCGATACACTCACCGGCACAACCCGGCGAGTGCCTTTTTACCAGCTGGCGCGTTGA
- a CDS encoding helix-turn-helix transcriptional regulator, which yields MTTFANNSRLLAQCLRILGHPDRLHIAFTLSQHPATVAELEATTRIAQPYLSQHLASLRKAQLLVATRTARSVTYRLSSGLPENLISALLLADQ from the coding sequence ATGACAACCTTTGCCAATAACAGTAGACTGCTGGCGCAATGCCTGCGCATCCTGGGTCACCCGGACCGGCTGCATATTGCTTTCACACTCAGCCAGCACCCGGCTACCGTGGCGGAACTGGAAGCAACAACGCGGATTGCCCAACCTTACCTGTCTCAACACCTGGCCTCTCTGCGCAAGGCGCAGCTCCTGGTCGCAACCCGTACTGCCAGATCGGTGACCTATCGTCTCAGCAGTGGATTGCCAGAAAACCTTATTTCAGCGTTATTGCTGGCGGATCAATAA